From the genome of Leptolyngbyaceae cyanobacterium:
TCATGATTACTATTTGGTTGCCATTATTAGATTTTAAGGTTATATTATAATTTATTGGTTCGTTTAATAATCTAATTCTTTCTTTACATTTTGTTAAATTAACACGGGTGTTTTATGACAATGCCAAATTTTTTAGTAATTGGTGCTGGTAAAGCTGGTAGTACCTCGATCGACGAGTATTTGAAGCAACATCCGCAAATTTATATGAGTCCCGTCAAAGAACCGAACTTTTTTGCATTGGAAGGAGAAAAGGTAGATTTTCGAGGCCCAAAAGCGGAAAATTTGATTAATTCTTGGTCTGTTACTGATATTGAAAGTTACCGCGCTTTGTTTAAAGATGTTGGGGAGCAGAAAGCGATCGGAGAAGTATCCCCCTTGTATCTGTACAGTCCGAAAGCGCCCGATCGGATCAAGCACTACATCCCGGATACCAAAATAATTGCCATTCTCAGACATCCTGCCGATCGCGCTTATTCAGCTTATTTGTGGTTATTCGGTCAAGAAAGGGAAAAGATCGCCGATTTTGCTAAAGCACTGGCAGCAGAGGAAAGTCGTATCCAAAGTAATTGGGAGTGGATTTGGCATTACAAAAATATGGGTTTTTATTATCAGCAGTTACAGCGATATTACGATAGATTCGATCGAAATAAAATTAAAGTTTATTTATTTGAAGACTTGAAAAAGAATGATGTTGGATTAACTAAGGATCTCTATCAATTTTTAGGTGTTGAAGAAGATTACGTACCAGATACGTCGATC
Proteins encoded in this window:
- a CDS encoding sulfotransferase; translated protein: MTMPNFLVIGAGKAGSTSIDEYLKQHPQIYMSPVKEPNFFALEGEKVDFRGPKAENLINSWSVTDIESYRALFKDVGEQKAIGEVSPLYLYSPKAPDRIKHYIPDTKIIAILRHPADRAYSAYLWLFGQEREKIADFAKALAAEESRIQSNWEWIWHYKNMGFYYQQLQRYYDRFDRNKIKVYLFEDLKKNDVGLTKDLYQFLGVEEDYVPDTSIKYAYSVIPPKNKALQDFLTQENSLKQFLRGILPEKLRKPWAAKAYRKNMAQSLKLSKEMRQQLIEDYREDILRLQDLIQRDLSSWLIA